CGACCACCCAGACCCAGGGTCGCTACGAGATCCAGGTGAACAAACTCGACCCGCGCCTGCGCATGCCGCAGTGCAGCCAGCAGCTGGACGCCTCGCTGGAAGGCCCCACGCCGCTGGGACGGGTGACGGTGAGGGTGCGCTGCGACGGCGCGGCGCCCTGGACGGTATTCGTGCCGGCGCAGGTGCGCCTGCTGCGCGACGTGGTGGTCATGACCCGCCCACTCAAGCGCGACAGCGTCATCGGCGAAGGCGACGTGGCCCTGCGCGAGCGCGATGTCGGCAGCCTCGGCCAGGGTTACCTGACCCAGCTGGACCAGGCGGTGGGCCTGAAATTGCTACGCCCGACGGTAGTCGACCAGTTGCTCACCCAGCAACATCTGGAGCAGGCCGAGGTGGTGCGCAAGGGCGATCATGTGGTGATCGTCGCCCGCAGCGGCAGCCTCAGCGTGCGCATGCCCGGCGAAGCGCTGGACAAGGGCGGGCTGCAAACCCAGATTCGGGTGCGCAACCTCAACTCCAAGCGAGTGGTCAAGGCCCGGGTGACCGGGCCCGGACAGGTCGAGGTGGCCATGTAATCCTGGCTGCAAGACGATGACGCAAAGCTGGCGGTGAGGAACCGAGGGCCCTAAACTGTGTCAGAAATCGGGTTGCGCAAGCTGCGCTTTGCGCCAGTATGGTTTTCCTGCCTAAAGTTTTCTTCGGGTTGGCCGAAAACCAGGCATGCGTCCTAATACCCAGGGGTTCTGATCATGGTCATCGACTTCAGTCGTTTGAATAATTCTCCGTCCATCACGGGCGGTGTTCGCGGCAATGCCGCGCCAGGCACCGCCGAAAAAACCGGCGAAGCCAGCGAGGCGCCCAAACGCGCCAGCGCCAGCGGAGAAGCGGTACATCTGAGCCCTGAGGCCCAGCAATTGCAGAAGATCAGCGACAAGCTGCGCGATCAGCCAACCGTCAACAGCGCCCGTGTGGCCGAGTTGAAACAGGCCATCGCCGACGGCAGCTACAAGGTCGATGCCGACCGGGTCGCCAGCAAACTGCTTGATTTCGAAGCCCAGCGCTGACCTTCAGGCGCGCTGACTTCAAGGACGCAACACGCCAAGAGTTAGCCATGCACGACATCACTCTGCTGCAACTGATCGAAAACGACATCGCGCCCACGCAGGAACTGCTCGAGCTTCTGCAAAACGAAGCGATAGCCCTGCACGGCCGCGACATGGTGGTGCTGGAGCAGATCCTGGCCCGCAAGCAGTCGTTGATCATCTTGCTCGAGCAGCAGGGTCGGCGCCGCAGCCAACTGCTCGCCAGCCTCGGCCTCAGTGCCGATCGCGCCGGCGCGCAAGCCCTGGCGGCCCAGTCGAGCAATGGCCAGGCGATCCTCGCCCGGCTCGACGAGCTGAGCCAACTGATGGACGCCTGCCAGCAGGTCAACGCGACCAACGGCCAGATCATCCAGGTGCAGCAGCACGTCACGGCCAACCAGGTCAGAATCCTTCAGGGCGGCGATTCTCCGTCGCTCTACGACAGCCGTGGCGGTACCTCGCCGATGGCCAAGCCCCGGGCGATCAGCCAAGTGTGATTAGTGGTATCAAGGCACGGAACATACTGGCAAAATGCCGTTAATTGCGTGTGTCGTTTTTGCCTGGAGATTGAAAACCCGTGTTCAACGAATCCGATGCTCCCCAGCCACCGAAGGTGCTGAGCACTCCTTTGGAGATTGCGGCCAACCTGCGCCAGCTGCTGGAGAGCCACGACCCGCTGATCATCAGCTTCCATGAACGCAGCCAGCGCTTCCAGAGCTACGTGGTGCATGTCGACCGCGAGGCCGGGGTACTGGCGTTGGACGAGATGATCCCGCGCGACGGCGAAAAGTACATCGAGAACGGCGAAGCGTTTCGCATCGAAGGCTTCCATGACGGCGTGCGCATTGCCTGGGAAAGCGACACCCCGCTGACCATCAGCGAGATCGACGGCCACCGCTGCTACCGCGGCCCGCTGCCCACGGAAGTCACCTACCATCAGCGGCGCAATGCCTTTCGCGCCGCGCTGAAGTTGTCGCAACTGGTCGACGTGACCCTCGACGGCACCCACCTCAAGGGTAACGGCGCCCTGCGCGGCAAGCTGCTGGACATCTCTGCCACCGGCTGCAAGCTGCGCTTCGAAGGCAATGTCGAAGACCGCCTGCAACTGGGCCAGGTCTACGAGCGTTTCAAGGCCGGCAACCCGCTGGGGCTGACCGACACCATGGTCGAGCTGCGCCACCTGCATTTCGAGGAGCGCATCAACACCACCTTCGCCGGGGTACGCTTCCATAACCTCAACGGCCAGGCGCAACGCAAGATCGAGAGTTTCGTCTACCAGTTGCAGCGCGAAGCGCGCAGGTTCGACAAGGACGATTACTGATCGTCGAACGCCACCTACGGGTGGCGTTTTCATGCCGCCGACGCGCACGCCAGGACACGCTTCCCGGTTCCACCCCCCGCCAGTCACTGCCACGCTCCGACAAGCCCCATTGCGGGTCGCCTTCATGATCGGAGAAGCTATGATCCAACGTGACTTTACCGCCGAACTGCACTGCCAGTATGGGCAGATAGTTGTTACCAGCGTGCCTTCGTCAGAGGACGATGGCATCCAGCATGCTCTGCGCAAAAACTGGCTCGTCGTCGACCAGGGCAATGACCCTGCCTGGTTCAGGCGCCTCACCTTCCACTTCAAGTACCTCAAGACCGATGGCGCTCGCCACCACTACCAGATCGAGATTGCCGAACCCTCATCGATCAAGCGACAGCGGTTGGAGAAAAGCACCAACAATTGGCTGAAATTCTATGATCACCTGGCGCTGGGAAATACCGCGCACTTGAGTTTCCTGAACCTGACTGCGCGACGCCAGTACTGGAAAATTCAAGTGCTTGGGGAGTGGGACGGTGACATGGCCAGTGCGCAGCAGGTCGAGTTCTACTTGCGCGACGCGGCGGTATATCGCGTCGCCAATACCTACTCCGCGCTGTATGACTACTTTGGTTTGCATGCCGGTCCCGATGACGGCGACATCCTGAAGTTCCACCTGCGCAACATCACGCTGGTCTGATACAGCACCTGCCAGGTCGGCCATCAATGCCAGGCCCGTCAACGCAAGCTGTCGCCGCCTGCCTGTGGCCGGGCACCCTGCCCTTCGCCTGCCTGTTCTGCCTCGGTATCCTCCGCCGCCACCGGTGCTTGCATGACCTCCTGCACGGTCTGCTCATCGACCCGCGGGTCGAGCGCCGCCGACAACGGCGAGCCGGCCGCCGGCATCGCCACGTGGCCGAGCGGGGCATCCTGGACCTGGTGCAAGCCGGTCACCGCTTTCGGCCGGATTCGCCACACCAGCACCAGCGCAAAGAACAGGAAGAAGGCATACAGCATCTGCGCGCCGAACAGCTTCATCAGCACACCGGCAGCCAATGGCCCGATGCAGGCGCCAACGCCGTAGGTCACCAGCAGCATGGCGGTCAGCGACACCCGCCGCTCGCTCTCCACATGGTCATTGGAGAACGCCACCGCCAATGGATACAGGCAGAACTGCAACAACGAAATGACAAAGCCGATGCCGAACAGCAGCGCCAGCGGCACGCTCGGCAGGATGGCCAAGGGCGCCGACGCCAGCGCCAGGCCGCTCGCCACGCTGCGGATCAGCACGGCGCGGTCATAGCGGTCGGAGAGCCAACCCAACGGCCATTGCACCACCAGGCCGGCGAAAATACAGCTGCCCATGAACAAGCCGATCTGCTCGGTGGACAGCCCCTGGTTGGCCGCGTACAGCGGCGCCAGGCCATAGAAGGAGCCGACTAT
The window above is part of the Pseudomonas muyukensis genome. Proteins encoded here:
- the flgM gene encoding flagellar biosynthesis anti-sigma factor FlgM, which encodes MVIDFSRLNNSPSITGGVRGNAAPGTAEKTGEASEAPKRASASGEAVHLSPEAQQLQKISDKLRDQPTVNSARVAELKQAIADGSYKVDADRVASKLLDFEAQR
- a CDS encoding flagellar brake protein, yielding MFNESDAPQPPKVLSTPLEIAANLRQLLESHDPLIISFHERSQRFQSYVVHVDREAGVLALDEMIPRDGEKYIENGEAFRIEGFHDGVRIAWESDTPLTISEIDGHRCYRGPLPTEVTYHQRRNAFRAALKLSQLVDVTLDGTHLKGNGALRGKLLDISATGCKLRFEGNVEDRLQLGQVYERFKAGNPLGLTDTMVELRHLHFEERINTTFAGVRFHNLNGQAQRKIESFVYQLQREARRFDKDDY
- a CDS encoding MFS transporter produces the protein MRTIWKPFQSLYFAALMMLIGSGLLSTYLALRLAAEHVDSLWVGALMAANYFGLALGGKIGHRLIGRVGHIRAYATCAGIVGAAVLGHGLTSWLPAWVGLRMIVGLGMMCQYMVIESWLNEQADAKHRGAVFSGYMIASYLGLVLGQLILVLHPQLGPELLMLVAMCFALCLVPVAMTRRIHPAPLRPAPMEPKLFIKRVPQSLSTVLGAGLIVGSFYGLAPLYAANQGLSTEQIGLFMGSCIFAGLVVQWPLGWLSDRYDRAVLIRSVASGLALASAPLAILPSVPLALLFGIGFVISLLQFCLYPLAVAFSNDHVESERRVSLTAMLLVTYGVGACIGPLAAGVLMKLFGAQMLYAFFLFFALVLVWRIRPKAVTGLHQVQDAPLGHVAMPAAGSPLSAALDPRVDEQTVQEVMQAPVAAEDTEAEQAGEGQGARPQAGGDSLR
- the flgA gene encoding flagellar basal body P-ring formation chaperone FlgA; its protein translation is MYTKTTFFRRLTRLLTGSLAALCLMVPGTQALADAFTLPEQLIGVTQGFLEFTVEDYLATTQTQGRYEIQVNKLDPRLRMPQCSQQLDASLEGPTPLGRVTVRVRCDGAAPWTVFVPAQVRLLRDVVVMTRPLKRDSVIGEGDVALRERDVGSLGQGYLTQLDQAVGLKLLRPTVVDQLLTQQHLEQAEVVRKGDHVVIVARSGSLSVRMPGEALDKGGLQTQIRVRNLNSKRVVKARVTGPGQVEVAM
- a CDS encoding flagella synthesis protein FlgN translates to MHDITLLQLIENDIAPTQELLELLQNEAIALHGRDMVVLEQILARKQSLIILLEQQGRRRSQLLASLGLSADRAGAQALAAQSSNGQAILARLDELSQLMDACQQVNATNGQIIQVQQHVTANQVRILQGGDSPSLYDSRGGTSPMAKPRAISQV